A single window of Sulfurihydrogenibium subterraneum DSM 15120 DNA harbors:
- a CDS encoding sigma-70 family RNA polymerase sigma factor: MQAQIENRNKIISQYLPKIKYIVKALKHENLPPIVDEEDLIQVGVLGLYDALEKYDPSKGIKLSTYAEIRIRGYILDHLRQLDWVPRSVRSKIKNLENKIAQLEAQLGRQAKTEEIAKYLGMSVEEYMTYAEALANKVLISLDTDVSKEDDESLHLWEVISSNDDTPDKVVEEKQLKEILSDIILNHLDERERLLISLYYYEDLNMKEIANILGITESRVSQLHTKIMLKLKNLVIKYIE; encoded by the coding sequence ATGCAAGCACAAATAGAGAACAGAAATAAAATTATATCACAATACTTGCCAAAAATAAAGTATATCGTAAAAGCATTAAAACACGAAAATTTACCACCAATAGTAGATGAAGAAGATTTAATACAAGTAGGGGTTTTAGGTCTATACGATGCTCTGGAAAAGTATGACCCATCAAAGGGCATAAAGTTATCAACATACGCAGAGATAAGAATCAGAGGGTACATATTAGACCATCTAAGACAACTTGACTGGGTTCCAAGGTCTGTAAGGTCTAAAATAAAAAACCTTGAAAATAAAATAGCTCAACTTGAAGCCCAGCTTGGAAGACAAGCAAAAACAGAGGAAATAGCAAAATATCTTGGTATGAGTGTAGAAGAGTATATGACTTATGCAGAAGCATTAGCAAATAAAGTTTTAATCTCTCTTGATACGGACGTAAGTAAAGAAGATGATGAAAGTTTACACTTATGGGAAGTTATATCATCTAATGATGATACACCAGATAAAGTAGTTGAAGAAAAGCAATTAAAAGAGATTCTTTCTGATATAATATTAAATCATCTTGACGAAAGAGAAAGACTTCTAATAAGTTTGTATTACTACGAAGATTTGAATATGAAAGAGATAGCTAACATACTTGGTATAACAGAATCAAGAGTTTCTCAGCTCCACACAAAGATTATGCTTAAATTAAAAAATTTAGTAATAAAATACATAGAGTAA
- the trpD gene encoding anthranilate phosphoribosyltransferase, which translates to MIKEIIKKITERKDLSKEEVLFLFQEIMDGKLTDAQLGAVLVGLKMKGETIDEISAAASVMREKAIKVNVKDKSKLVDTCGTGGDSIGTFNVSTISAFVVAASGAKVAKHGNRSVSSKCGSADLMESLGVKIDMSPQEVEKCIDEIGLGFLFAPIFHPAMKNVIRQRREIGVRTIFNLLGPLSNPADAPYQLMGVYDKDLVEPLARVLVNLGIKRAFVVHGLEGLDEVSLTTETLVAQVDNTDVEVYTIKPEDFGLKRVSIEDLKGGDITENTEIALKILQGKDYSPKTDFVVLNSAFALKVAGVVDNIKEGIELAKESIYSKKAYEVLEKLRNFS; encoded by the coding sequence ATGATAAAAGAGATTATAAAAAAGATTACAGAAAGAAAAGACCTATCTAAAGAAGAAGTCTTATTCCTATTCCAAGAGATAATGGATGGAAAACTTACAGATGCACAACTGGGAGCTGTTCTTGTTGGTCTTAAGATGAAAGGGGAAACTATAGATGAGATATCTGCAGCTGCATCTGTGATGAGAGAAAAAGCCATAAAAGTAAACGTCAAAGATAAATCTAAGTTAGTAGATACCTGCGGTACCGGCGGTGATAGTATAGGTACTTTTAACGTATCAACAATATCAGCTTTTGTAGTTGCAGCCAGCGGTGCAAAAGTTGCCAAACACGGAAACAGGTCTGTTTCATCTAAATGTGGCAGTGCAGACCTTATGGAGAGTTTAGGTGTAAAGATAGATATGTCCCCCCAAGAAGTTGAAAAATGCATAGATGAGATAGGACTTGGATTTTTGTTTGCTCCTATTTTCCATCCTGCTATGAAAAACGTTATAAGACAAAGAAGAGAAATAGGAGTAAGAACCATTTTTAATCTTTTAGGACCACTTTCAAATCCAGCTGATGCACCTTATCAGCTAATGGGAGTGTACGATAAAGATTTAGTTGAACCTTTGGCAAGGGTTTTAGTAAATTTAGGAATAAAGAGAGCTTTTGTTGTTCACGGATTAGAAGGTTTAGATGAAGTATCTTTGACAACAGAGACTTTAGTTGCTCAGGTAGATAATACAGATGTTGAAGTTTATACTATAAAACCAGAAGATTTTGGTTTAAAAAGAGTATCAATAGAGGATTTAAAAGGTGGAGATATAACTGAAAATACAGAAATAGCTCTTAAAATACTGCAAGGAAAAGATTATAGTCCTAAAACAGATTTTGTAGTATTAAACAGTGCTTTTGCTTTAAAGGTTGCAGGTGTGGTTGATAATATCAAAGAAGGCATAGAGTTAGCAAAAGAATCTATATATTCTAAAAAAGCTTATGAAGTATTAGAAAAACTTAGAAACTTTTCATAA
- the acpS gene encoding holo-ACP synthase: MKIYTGIDIVENSRIEKAYNRFKEKFLQKIYTEREIKYCFEKSNFIPCLSARFAAKEATIKAYYQLFRKNLKYKDIEIIGKKGEPAEILLHNDTYHTKNLNISISISHEKNYSVAIVIIYTA; the protein is encoded by the coding sequence ATGAAGATATATACAGGAATAGACATAGTAGAAAATAGCAGAATAGAAAAAGCTTACAACAGGTTTAAAGAAAAATTTTTACAAAAAATATACACAGAAAGGGAGATAAAATACTGCTTTGAAAAAAGTAATTTTATTCCTTGTCTTTCTGCAAGATTTGCAGCCAAAGAAGCAACTATAAAAGCTTACTATCAATTATTTAGAAAAAATCTCAAATACAAAGATATAGAAATAATAGGCAAAAAAGGAGAACCTGCAGAAATTTTACTGCACAATGATACATATCATACAAAAAACCTTAATATATCTATTTCAATCTCTCACGAAAAGAACTATTCAGTAGCAATAGTTATAATTTACACTGCGTAA
- a CDS encoding ribonuclease HII: protein MDSLEKEIYKKGYRYIVGVDEAGRGPIAGPLVISSVVFNYNQKPFVYADSKKLSPKERERLYIEIIENALDYNIVIVENEKIDSLGVSSALKEGIYEALKNLYIKPDYAILDFINIDLDFDSISIPKADEVSHTVAAASILAKVTRDRIMEDYSKVYPNFSFNKHKGYPTKQHYKEIQMYGITPIHRKSYRLF from the coding sequence ATGGATAGTCTTGAAAAAGAGATTTATAAAAAAGGTTATAGATACATAGTAGGAGTAGACGAAGCAGGAAGGGGACCTATTGCAGGTCCTCTTGTTATTTCATCTGTTGTTTTTAATTACAATCAAAAACCTTTTGTGTATGCAGATTCTAAAAAGTTATCTCCCAAAGAAAGAGAAAGACTATATATTGAAATAATAGAAAATGCTTTAGATTACAATATAGTTATAGTAGAGAATGAAAAAATTGACTCTTTAGGGGTCTCTTCTGCATTAAAAGAAGGTATTTACGAAGCTCTAAAAAATCTTTATATAAAACCAGATTATGCAATTTTAGATTTTATAAATATTGACCTTGATTTTGATAGTATATCTATACCAAAAGCAGATGAAGTGTCTCATACGGTTGCAGCTGCAAGCATCTTGGCAAAAGTCACGAGAGACAGAATTATGGAAGATTATTCTAAAGTTTATCCAAACTTTTCATTTAATAAACATAAAGGTTATCCTACAAAACAACATTATAAAGAGATACAAATGTACGGGATAACTCCAATTCATAGAAAATCGTATAGGTTATTTTAA
- the rplS gene encoding 50S ribosomal protein L19 has protein sequence MHHLIREVEERYLPKDIPQFRPGDTVRLHLKVKEGEKERTQIFEGLVIRVRGSGLGKTFTVRKVSYGVGMERIFPIACPSIQKIEVVKRGIVRRAKLYYIRNLKGKSARIKELKEWEIKKRAQESQASKENNG, from the coding sequence ATGCATCACTTAATAAGAGAAGTTGAAGAAAGGTATCTTCCTAAAGATATTCCACAGTTTAGACCTGGAGATACTGTAAGATTACATTTAAAAGTGAAAGAAGGTGAAAAAGAGAGAACTCAGATTTTTGAAGGACTTGTTATTAGAGTTAGAGGAAGTGGGCTTGGTAAAACATTTACAGTTAGAAAAGTATCTTACGGTGTTGGTATGGAAAGAATATTCCCTATAGCCTGCCCATCTATTCAAAAGATAGAAGTAGTTAAAAGAGGTATTGTCAGAAGAGCTAAGCTTTACTACATTAGAAATCTTAAAGGTAAATCTGCAAGAATTAAAGAGCTTAAAGAGTGGGAAATTAAGAAAAGAGCTCAGGAATCTCAAGCTTCTAAAGAAAATAATGGATAG
- a CDS encoding fumarylacetoacetate hydrolase family protein, with translation MKSVIFEDKEVIPSKVLCVGRNYVEHIYELKNQIPDEIVLFIKPNSAISNRFIKPKGRCRYEGEISFIVEDGKYVGVGFGIDLTLVEEQEKAKKKSLPWEKAKAFDNSGIFSKFVRIDNFYGLEMKLFKNGDLVQFGSIDLMINKPDDILSEIKKYFSLEDYDIVMTGTPKGVGDFEVGDEFIGQILKYGKVLVEERWIVEKI, from the coding sequence ATGAAATCTGTTATTTTTGAAGATAAAGAGGTTATTCCTTCTAAGGTTTTGTGTGTTGGTAGAAATTATGTAGAGCATATTTATGAGTTAAAAAATCAGATTCCTGATGAGATAGTTTTATTTATAAAGCCAAACTCTGCTATATCAAATAGATTTATAAAACCAAAGGGTAGATGTAGATATGAAGGTGAAATATCGTTTATTGTTGAAGATGGCAAGTATGTTGGAGTTGGTTTTGGGATAGATTTAACTCTTGTTGAAGAACAAGAAAAGGCCAAGAAAAAAAGTCTTCCTTGGGAAAAAGCAAAAGCTTTCGATAATTCTGGAATTTTTTCTAAGTTTGTAAGAATAGATAATTTTTATGGATTAGAGATGAAACTTTTTAAAAATGGCGATTTAGTTCAGTTTGGGAGCATAGATTTAATGATAAATAAACCAGATGATATACTTTCAGAAATAAAAAAATACTTTTCACTTGAAGATTACGATATAGTTATGACAGGAACGCCAAAAGGAGTAGGGGATTTTGAAGTTGGAGATGAATTTATAGGTCAGATATTAAAGTATGGAAAAGTTTTAGTAGAGGAAAGATGGATAGTAGAGAAAATTTGA
- a CDS encoding shikimate kinase — translation MKNIYLVGFMGSGKSTVGKILADKTSREFVDVDKLIEEREKMSIKDIFEKKGEPYFRELERKYLQELLNTQNLVVSTGGGLGAGAENMNQMKKNGIVVWLDINLNTVLERIKNDENRPLLNQPLEKIKQLFEERKKVYGLATYRINVENKTPFQIVEEILNKIKMK, via the coding sequence ATGAAAAACATATACTTAGTAGGCTTTATGGGTAGTGGAAAGTCAACAGTAGGAAAAATTTTAGCAGATAAAACTTCAAGAGAATTCGTTGACGTAGATAAACTAATAGAAGAAAGAGAAAAAATGAGCATAAAAGACATCTTTGAAAAAAAAGGAGAACCTTATTTTAGAGAATTGGAAAGAAAGTACCTTCAAGAGCTATTAAACACCCAGAACCTTGTAGTCTCAACTGGAGGAGGATTAGGAGCTGGCGCTGAAAATATGAATCAAATGAAAAAAAACGGTATAGTTGTATGGTTAGATATAAATCTAAACACTGTACTGGAAAGAATAAAAAACGATGAAAACAGACCTTTATTAAATCAACCTTTAGAAAAGATAAAACAGCTTTTTGAAGAAAGAAAAAAGGTCTACGGATTAGCAACTTATAGAATAAATGTAGAAAATAAAACACCATTTCAGATAGTAGAAGAGATATTAAACAAAATAAAAATGAAATGA
- the dprA gene encoding DNA-processing protein DprA, whose amino-acid sequence MEEILAYLELYFIKGLGAVSIKRLIEHYSDASNVLNADFNDLKENFGENIAKLITNRDFTLKEMALKELEKAEKLGVKIIPISSSEYPFLLKNIPDPPSVIYVKGNFPIPENTLAVVGSRKHSNYGVYIVNSIVRELAKSCVNIVSGMALGIDTLAHKVALEEGSFTTAVLGSGIDVIYPFENKKLYEMILEKGCIISEFPFGTKPSSYTFPQRNRIIAGLSYGVFIVEAPDKSGSLITANYANDYGRLVFTAPANINLSTAKGNNTLIKEGAVAITDFEDLKEFLPFLNPSISVDYLSDLKEEEKEVLMFLDAKKYYDEILERFSEKYPDIDAILFNLQLKNLIQSDSMFYYRVV is encoded by the coding sequence ATGGAAGAAATATTAGCGTATTTAGAATTATACTTTATAAAAGGTTTGGGAGCTGTATCTATTAAAAGGTTGATAGAACATTACTCAGACGCAAGTAATGTTTTAAATGCAGATTTTAACGATTTAAAAGAAAATTTTGGAGAAAACATAGCAAAGTTAATAACAAACAGAGATTTCACTTTAAAAGAAATGGCTCTAAAAGAGCTTGAAAAAGCGGAAAAATTAGGAGTAAAGATAATTCCTATCTCTTCTTCAGAGTATCCATTTTTATTAAAAAACATACCAGACCCTCCTTCTGTTATTTACGTTAAAGGTAATTTTCCAATTCCAGAAAATACTTTAGCTGTAGTAGGTAGTAGAAAACATTCTAATTACGGTGTTTATATTGTAAACAGTATAGTTAGAGAGCTTGCAAAATCATGTGTAAACATAGTTTCAGGAATGGCTTTAGGAATAGACACATTAGCCCATAAAGTTGCGTTGGAAGAAGGAAGTTTTACAACAGCAGTTTTAGGAAGTGGTATTGACGTAATATACCCTTTTGAAAATAAAAAACTTTATGAAATGATATTAGAAAAGGGTTGTATTATCTCAGAGTTTCCCTTTGGAACTAAACCATCATCTTACACATTTCCTCAAAGGAATAGAATAATAGCAGGACTGTCTTACGGCGTTTTTATCGTTGAAGCTCCAGACAAATCTGGAAGTTTAATAACAGCAAACTACGCAAACGATTACGGAAGACTTGTTTTTACAGCTCCAGCAAATATAAATCTCTCTACAGCTAAAGGAAATAACACACTTATAAAAGAAGGAGCTGTAGCTATAACAGATTTTGAAGATTTAAAAGAGTTTTTACCCTTTTTAAACCCCAGTATCAGCGTTGACTATCTATCTGATTTAAAGGAAGAAGAAAAAGAAGTATTAATGTTTTTAGACGCAAAAAAATATTACGATGAGATATTAGAAAGATTTTCAGAAAAATACCCAGATATAGATGCCATACTGTTTAACCTGCAGTTGAAAAATCTAATACAGTCAGACAGTATGTTTTATTACCGAGTTGTGTAA
- a CDS encoding ArnT family glycosyltransferase, which produces MDSRENLKFYLFAFITIFIFFWNFWYNDIWIPNESFYAEAVREMFESKNFLDIYYNYEPRFNKPPLTYWVVALSSFLFGLNEFAIRLPIVLMAVGSLFLTYKIGELLYGRYVGIFSFFVMAFSFQFVINSRYASPEVPLLFFFTLTLYLFLKGYKEKKFLYIFFSYISLGLTILTKGYPYFFVLGGIVGFYLLIESKFDFKEFFKKLVNVKVYIGIPVSLVIGLSWIVYMSLKFGDTFWSVYNEETVKRAFGEESSFNDLFFYLIVILWGFLPYSLSFYYSFIDSFKRLLKDFSFIFSWIFVMFLVFTVAKGKIPTYFIQAHPAMSVFVGYYLVNHNPSGFKKVLWVAFFIVPTVVITTLNGYIVYTFKLDYFYYFIILFPFLYLLRYRDYKLIPFLSMMITFFILTVSLLVKVEKYRPYKEIGEIINYNVPDRSVPLIIQNRFFHNMPFYAKRKVLRDYSENQIIQYWQSHNYMVALVEENTLNKINGKVLWSGYLYPSSESRFAVFLKNVAKAEKGDYSGFVKMYLIYTTR; this is translated from the coding sequence ATGGATAGTAGAGAAAATTTGAAGTTTTATCTTTTTGCCTTTATAACTATCTTTATATTCTTTTGGAATTTTTGGTATAACGATATATGGATACCTAACGAGAGTTTTTATGCTGAAGCTGTAAGAGAGATGTTTGAATCTAAAAACTTTCTTGATATATATTACAACTATGAACCAAGGTTTAACAAACCTCCACTTACTTATTGGGTTGTAGCTTTATCTTCTTTTTTGTTTGGTTTAAATGAGTTTGCCATAAGACTTCCTATCGTTTTAATGGCTGTAGGGTCTTTGTTTTTAACTTATAAGATAGGAGAGCTTCTTTACGGTAGGTATGTTGGTATTTTCTCTTTTTTTGTGATGGCTTTTAGTTTTCAGTTTGTTATAAACTCAAGGTATGCATCTCCTGAAGTCCCCCTTCTTTTCTTTTTTACACTGACTTTGTACTTATTTTTAAAAGGTTATAAAGAGAAAAAATTTCTCTATATTTTCTTCTCTTACATATCTCTTGGTTTAACTATTCTTACAAAAGGCTATCCTTACTTTTTTGTTTTAGGTGGGATAGTAGGTTTTTACCTTTTGATAGAAAGTAAGTTTGATTTTAAAGAGTTTTTCAAAAAGTTAGTCAATGTCAAAGTTTATATAGGTATTCCTGTTTCATTGGTTATAGGGCTTAGCTGGATTGTTTATATGAGTTTAAAGTTTGGGGATACATTCTGGAGTGTTTACAATGAAGAGACAGTAAAAAGGGCTTTTGGGGAAGAGTCAAGTTTTAATGATTTGTTTTTCTATCTAATAGTTATTCTGTGGGGATTTTTACCTTACTCTTTGAGTTTTTACTACTCTTTTATAGATAGTTTCAAAAGATTATTAAAAGATTTTTCTTTTATATTTAGCTGGATTTTTGTGATGTTTTTAGTCTTTACGGTGGCAAAAGGGAAGATACCAACCTACTTTATTCAAGCTCATCCTGCTATGTCTGTTTTTGTTGGCTACTATCTTGTCAATCATAATCCTTCTGGTTTTAAAAAAGTTTTATGGGTAGCTTTTTTTATTGTTCCTACTGTTGTTATTACTACTTTAAACGGGTATATCGTTTACACTTTTAAGTTAGACTACTTTTATTACTTTATAATTTTGTTTCCATTTTTATACCTTTTAAGGTATAGAGACTATAAACTGATTCCTTTCTTGTCTATGATGATAACCTTTTTTATTTTAACAGTTTCTTTGCTTGTAAAAGTAGAAAAATATAGACCTTATAAAGAGATTGGAGAGATTATAAACTATAACGTTCCTGATAGGTCTGTGCCTTTAATTATTCAAAATAGATTTTTCCATAATATGCCTTTTTACGCAAAAAGAAAAGTATTAAGGGATTACTCAGAAAATCAGATAATTCAGTACTGGCAAAGTCATAACTATATGGTTGCGCTGGTAGAAGAAAACACTTTAAATAAAATAAACGGAAAGGTTCTTTGGAGTGGTTATCTTTACCCAAGTAGTGAGTCAAGGTTTGCAGTCTTTTTAAAGAACGTTGCAAAAGCAGAAAAAGGAGATTACTCTGGATTTGTGAAGATGTATCTAATTTACACAACTCGGTAA
- the sdhA gene encoding succinate dehydrogenase flavoprotein subunit yields the protein MLSYDVLIVGAGGAGLMAALEASKAKDVKVAVISKVYPTRSHTGAAQGGINAALANVDPSDSPEVHTFDTVKGSDYLGDQDAIEFMCQEAPKRIYELEHLGVPFSRLPDGRIAQRPFGGAGFPRTCYAADKTGHVILHTLYEQCLNNNVEFLNEWFVYELIIDNNEAKGVIAIDIRSGEVHAIKAKAIIFATGGYARVYWVRNTNAIGSTGDGMAICYRAGIPLKDMEFVQFHPTGLRSTGILVTEGARGEGGYLINNKGERFMARYAPEKMELGPRDLVARSIETEILEGRGWGEGMMAYVHLDLRHLGAEKIKSRLPQIRQLCIDFEGVDPIEEPIPVRPTAHYSMGGIDVRDYKTSMTGVNGVFAVGECACVSVHGANRLGGNSLLDLVVFGKPAGAAAVEYARNKPDDNFNLKAEEERARREIEALLKKESKENINDIRIEMAQTMWDKVGIFREEKPMLEAIEKIKELKERYKNLAPGDSGKIFNTALINYIELGFLLDLAEAIATTAVLRKESRGAHARRDYPNRDDENFLKHSLSYYTPEGPKVEYSEVKITKYQPQERKY from the coding sequence ATGCTTAGCTACGATGTTTTAATAGTGGGAGCTGGCGGTGCTGGTTTAATGGCTGCCCTTGAGGCAAGCAAAGCTAAAGATGTAAAAGTAGCTGTAATTTCTAAAGTTTATCCTACAAGGTCTCATACAGGAGCTGCACAAGGTGGTATAAACGCAGCCCTTGCAAACGTTGACCCTTCTGACAGTCCAGAAGTCCACACTTTCGATACTGTAAAAGGTAGTGATTACCTTGGAGACCAAGACGCAATAGAGTTTATGTGTCAGGAAGCTCCAAAAAGAATATACGAGCTTGAACATCTTGGAGTTCCATTTTCAAGACTTCCAGATGGTAGAATAGCTCAAAGACCATTTGGTGGAGCTGGATTCCCCAGAACTTGTTATGCAGCAGATAAAACAGGACACGTAATACTACACACATTATACGAACAATGTTTAAACAATAACGTAGAATTTCTCAACGAGTGGTTTGTTTACGAGTTAATTATTGACAACAACGAAGCAAAAGGTGTTATAGCAATAGATATAAGAAGTGGAGAAGTTCACGCAATTAAAGCAAAAGCTATAATCTTTGCAACGGGTGGTTATGCAAGGGTTTACTGGGTTAGAAATACAAACGCAATAGGATCAACTGGAGATGGAATGGCAATATGTTATAGAGCTGGAATACCACTTAAAGACATGGAATTTGTTCAATTCCACCCAACTGGTTTAAGGTCAACAGGAATATTAGTTACAGAAGGAGCAAGGGGTGAAGGTGGATACCTTATAAACAACAAAGGTGAAAGATTTATGGCAAGATATGCCCCTGAAAAAATGGAACTTGGACCAAGAGATTTAGTTGCAAGGTCTATAGAAACAGAAATCTTAGAAGGAAGAGGTTGGGGAGAAGGTATGATGGCTTACGTCCATCTTGACCTTAGACACCTTGGAGCTGAAAAGATAAAATCAAGACTTCCTCAGATTAGACAGCTTTGTATAGACTTTGAAGGTGTAGACCCAATTGAAGAACCTATACCAGTAAGACCTACAGCCCACTACTCTATGGGTGGAATAGACGTTAGAGATTACAAAACAAGTATGACAGGAGTTAACGGCGTATTTGCAGTAGGAGAGTGTGCTTGTGTATCTGTCCACGGAGCAAACAGATTAGGTGGAAACTCATTGTTAGACTTAGTAGTGTTTGGAAAACCAGCAGGAGCTGCTGCAGTTGAATATGCAAGAAACAAACCAGATGATAACTTTAACTTAAAAGCAGAAGAAGAAAGGGCAAGAAGAGAGATAGAAGCTCTGTTGAAAAAAGAAAGTAAAGAAAATATAAACGACATAAGAATTGAAATGGCTCAAACAATGTGGGATAAAGTCGGAATATTCAGAGAAGAAAAACCTATGCTTGAAGCAATTGAAAAAATTAAAGAGCTTAAAGAAAGATACAAAAATCTTGCGCCTGGAGACAGTGGAAAAATATTTAACACTGCACTCATAAACTATATAGAACTTGGATTTTTACTTGACCTTGCAGAAGCGATAGCTACGACTGCCGTTTTAAGAAAAGAAAGTAGAGGAGCTCACGCAAGAAGGGACTATCCAAATAGAGATGATGAAAACTTCTTAAAACACAGTCTTTCTTACTACACACCAGAAGGTCCAAAAGTAGAGTATAGTGAAGTTAAAATAACAAAGTACCAACCACAAGAAAGAAAGTACTAA
- a CDS encoding PilZ domain-containing protein has translation MEGTIKKFLEELEKKKKGEFFIFYEEVPVKLIINVFEINFSKHQIEFEINPKIEAMVSQEKELYAKFNDEVLVLKALIWNKEVLVTSFPSFAIEPKVRRNAVRVKISSKHPVILEIDSELCVNLRDISEEGFSFKLPQNVFFEIDKEYEGRLNISNRSFPIRFKPLYKIERPDNTYRYGCKIIEAKPFVLNEIAKYVGDRQRELAKILSTFAD, from the coding sequence ATGGAAGGTACGATAAAAAAATTTTTAGAAGAGTTAGAGAAAAAGAAAAAAGGGGAATTTTTTATTTTTTATGAAGAAGTACCTGTAAAATTAATAATAAATGTTTTTGAAATAAACTTTTCTAAACATCAAATAGAATTTGAAATAAATCCTAAAATAGAGGCTATGGTTTCACAGGAGAAAGAGCTTTATGCAAAGTTTAACGATGAAGTTTTAGTTCTTAAAGCATTAATTTGGAACAAAGAGGTACTTGTTACTTCTTTTCCTTCGTTTGCAATAGAGCCAAAAGTAAGAAGGAATGCTGTAAGAGTTAAAATTTCTTCTAAGCATCCTGTAATTTTGGAGATCGATTCTGAATTGTGTGTTAATTTAAGGGACATATCTGAAGAAGGATTTAGCTTTAAACTTCCTCAAAACGTTTTTTTTGAGATAGATAAAGAATATGAAGGTAGATTAAACATAAGTAATAGGTCTTTTCCAATAAGGTTTAAACCTTTGTATAAGATTGAAAGACCAGATAACACTTATAGATACGGTTGTAAAATTATAGAAGCTAAACCATTTGTTCTAAATGAGATAGCAAAGTATGTTGGAGATAGACAGAGAGAGTTGGCAAAAATACTTAGCACTTTTGCTGATTAG
- a CDS encoding SDR family oxidoreductase, giving the protein MVLEGKLAFVTGASRGIGRAIALKLASMGCDVIINYYKNKEKAEEVVKEIQSLGRKGYAIQGDFGAKEDIDRVFDEITEKFGYLDIFVSNAVASGREVVGGFAPFLRLKEKGTLRIYNITTFGFIWSSQRAVKLMEGREGKIIAISSTGTRDYMPNYAIHGSAKAALETLVRYLAVEVGPMGINVNCVSGGPIDTEAIQLFPNYEEVKEGTIKLTPLGRMGQPEDIAGVVGFLCTPDAKWIQGQTIVVDGGLSLVRGGR; this is encoded by the coding sequence ATGGTTTTAGAGGGGAAGTTGGCGTTTGTAACAGGTGCAAGTAGAGGAATAGGTAGAGCTATAGCTTTAAAACTTGCATCTATGGGATGTGATGTAATTATAAATTACTACAAAAACAAAGAAAAAGCAGAAGAAGTAGTGAAAGAGATACAGTCCCTTGGTAGAAAAGGATATGCTATACAAGGAGACTTTGGGGCAAAAGAAGATATTGACAGAGTATTTGATGAGATAACAGAGAAGTTTGGATATTTAGATATTTTTGTAAGTAATGCAGTTGCATCAGGAAGAGAGGTTGTTGGTGGATTTGCACCGTTTTTAAGATTAAAAGAAAAGGGAACTTTAAGAATATATAACATCACCACTTTTGGTTTTATCTGGTCTTCTCAAAGAGCTGTAAAATTAATGGAAGGTAGAGAAGGTAAAATAATTGCAATTTCATCTACAGGAACAAGGGACTATATGCCAAACTATGCTATACATGGTTCTGCCAAGGCAGCTTTAGAGACTTTGGTTAGATACTTGGCTGTAGAAGTAGGTCCTATGGGTATAAACGTAAACTGTGTGTCTGGAGGACCTATAGACACAGAGGCTATTCAACTGTTTCCTAACTATGAAGAAGTGAAAGAGGGAACTATAAAACTTACACCACTTGGAAGAATGGGACAGCCTGAAGATATAGCAGGAGTTGTTGGATTTTTATGTACTCCTGATGCAAAATGGATACAAGGACAAACTATTGTTGTAGATGGAGGATTATCATTAGTTAGAGGAGGCCGTTAA